A single window of Rubripirellula lacrimiformis DNA harbors:
- the mgtE gene encoding magnesium transporter yields the protein MSPVETEVNQRPWEELARTVGTGNSETVKAYLDTLASTEQSLALDRLSDEERHAVLTTLVPEDAADLVALLPDVQAIELIEDLTPGEAAAIIDELPSNLKADLIGELEDDDAAAILNVMEPQAAADCLRLSEYEDDEAGGLMVTEMLKYPVTWTGAQVIADLGDNADLYRDYDVQYAYLVDDQERLIGVLRMRDLLLSKRGTPIIENMIANPLSVEDKSKIGELIDLFDRHHFFGVPVVTSTDGKLIGVVHRAAVEEARAEQHDSDFLKTQGIVGGEEIRSMPLIVRARRRLAWLSVNIVLNMLAASVIAVYQDTLSSVIALAVFLPIISDMSGCSGNQAVAVSLRELSMGLVRESEWMRVWLKEVSVGMINGLALGVLIAGVSFVWKGNVYLGLVVGLALCLNTMIAVSIGGLVPLVLKRFKVDPAIAAGPILTTVTDMCGFFLVLSIASSMLDKLQ from the coding sequence ATGTCACCCGTCGAAACTGAAGTCAACCAGCGTCCTTGGGAAGAGCTTGCCCGGACGGTTGGAACCGGAAATTCAGAGACTGTCAAAGCCTATCTGGATACGCTTGCGTCGACCGAGCAGTCGCTAGCCCTGGATCGTCTCAGTGACGAAGAACGGCACGCGGTTTTGACCACGTTGGTTCCCGAGGATGCGGCGGACCTGGTCGCGCTGCTGCCGGACGTGCAGGCGATCGAACTGATCGAAGACCTGACGCCTGGCGAAGCGGCGGCGATCATTGACGAGTTGCCTAGCAACTTGAAGGCCGACTTGATCGGCGAACTAGAAGATGATGACGCGGCGGCGATTCTGAATGTGATGGAGCCGCAGGCCGCGGCCGACTGTTTGCGTCTGTCGGAATACGAAGACGACGAGGCGGGCGGGTTGATGGTGACCGAGATGCTGAAGTATCCGGTCACGTGGACCGGTGCCCAAGTGATCGCGGACCTGGGCGACAACGCCGACCTGTATCGTGATTACGACGTTCAGTACGCGTACCTTGTCGACGATCAGGAACGGTTGATCGGGGTGCTGCGGATGCGCGATCTGCTGCTTTCCAAACGCGGAACACCGATCATTGAAAATATGATCGCCAACCCATTGTCGGTCGAAGACAAATCCAAGATCGGCGAATTGATCGACCTGTTCGATCGCCATCACTTCTTTGGCGTCCCGGTGGTCACGTCCACCGATGGTAAGCTGATCGGGGTGGTGCACCGCGCGGCCGTCGAAGAGGCGCGAGCCGAGCAACATGATTCGGACTTTCTGAAAACTCAAGGGATCGTCGGCGGCGAAGAAATTCGATCGATGCCGTTGATCGTCCGGGCCCGCCGGCGGTTGGCTTGGCTTAGCGTCAACATCGTGCTGAACATGTTGGCCGCCAGTGTGATCGCGGTTTACCAGGACACGTTGTCGTCGGTGATCGCGTTGGCTGTGTTCCTGCCGATCATCTCGGACATGTCCGGGTGCAGCGGAAATCAAGCGGTCGCGGTCAGCCTGCGAGAACTGTCGATGGGGCTGGTTCGCGAATCCGAATGGATGCGTGTTTGGTTGAAAGAAGTGTCCGTGGGGATGATCAACGGGCTGGCGCTCGGCGTCTTGATCGCCGGAGTCAGTTTCGTCTGGAAAGGCAACGTGTACCTGGGGCTGGTCGTCGGATTGGCGTTGTGCTTGAACACGATGATCGCGGTATCGATCGGTGGCCTCGTGCCGTTGGTGCTGAAGCGATTCAAAGTCGACCCGGCGATCGCAGCCGGTCCAATCCTGACCACGGTGACCGACATGTGCGGATTCTTTCTGGTGCTCAGCATCGCCAGTTCGATGTTGGACAAGCTGCAATAG
- the lpxK gene encoding tetraacyldisaccharide 4'-kinase produces the protein MSGKRRGPAAGLFRTALRLASLPYGIVVGRRNRGYDTGKTTIHSAGVPVISVGNLTTGGTGKTPIVCYLAKWFRSQGVRVMIVSRGYGRGENDVNDEAMEMHDRLPDVPHIQDPDRVEAARIAVDELEAELILMDDGFQHRRLHRDADIVVIDATCPFGFGYLLPRGLLREPVAGLGRADLVIVTRCDAVSPSDLQAIETTVRSVNPKLPVFRSRHRPSGLREYPQTTLPIETLAGQNVAVLSAIGNPDAFQQTVRQCGATPIATKQLGDHDPYSPDTVAEIREWIASLGSQIDRVVCTHKDLVKLKSDRLGGKPLSAIMIDLDVEGDLSSWLTQWLPKSG, from the coding sequence ATGAGCGGCAAGCGACGCGGCCCTGCCGCCGGCTTGTTCCGCACCGCACTGCGATTGGCATCGCTCCCCTACGGGATCGTCGTCGGCCGGCGAAACCGTGGCTACGACACGGGCAAGACCACCATCCACTCCGCAGGCGTGCCCGTCATCAGCGTCGGAAACCTGACGACCGGTGGCACGGGCAAAACCCCGATTGTGTGCTACTTGGCCAAATGGTTTCGGTCCCAGGGCGTGCGAGTGATGATCGTCAGCCGCGGTTACGGACGTGGCGAAAACGATGTCAACGACGAAGCGATGGAGATGCACGATCGGTTGCCCGACGTGCCGCACATCCAAGATCCTGACCGCGTCGAAGCCGCACGGATCGCGGTCGATGAATTGGAAGCCGAACTGATCCTGATGGACGACGGTTTTCAACATCGACGTTTGCATCGTGACGCCGACATCGTCGTGATCGACGCGACCTGTCCGTTCGGATTCGGATACCTGCTGCCACGCGGATTGCTGCGTGAACCCGTCGCCGGCCTGGGTCGCGCGGACCTGGTGATCGTGACACGATGTGACGCCGTGTCACCATCGGATTTGCAAGCGATCGAAACCACCGTCCGAAGCGTGAATCCCAAGCTGCCTGTGTTCCGGTCTCGGCACCGCCCCAGCGGGCTGCGTGAGTATCCGCAGACCACCTTGCCAATCGAAACGCTGGCCGGCCAGAACGTTGCTGTCCTGTCAGCCATCGGAAACCCCGACGCGTTCCAGCAAACCGTGCGGCAGTGCGGTGCCACGCCAATCGCCACCAAACAGCTTGGCGATCACGATCCCTATTCGCCCGACACGGTCGCCGAAATTCGTGAATGGATTGCCAGCCTGGGAAGCCAAATCGATCGCGTCGTTTGCACTCATAAAGACTTGGTCAAACTGAAATCAGATCGCTTGGGCGGCAAACCGCTTTCCGCGATCATGATCGACCTGGACGTCGAGGGCGATCTGTCCTCCTGGCTGACCCAGTGGTTGCCAAAATCCGGTTAG
- a CDS encoding DEAD/DEAH box helicase: MTNKHPESETVPDRDELAAEYFDLLPFAPYPVQEEAMLAYFTGDQGVLVCAPTGTGKTMIAEAAVYEALRTGTRMYYTTPLIALTDQKLDELRQSAVRWGFSPDQVGLVTGNRTVNPDAPVLVVVAEILLNRLLNTESFDFTEVSSVVMDEFHSFNDRERGVVWELTLGLLPAHIRTLLLSATVGNAMEFTSWLTRAHNRRLQLVVGTERKVPLQYSWVDDELLADFSERIAAGDSVARRTPALMFSFSRSQCWTTAEMLKGKSVIDKTRQAELAEYLNAADMSEGAGPKLKQILMRGVGVHHAGVLPRYRRMVEELFQRKLLAYCVCTETLAAGINLPARSVVLPSLLKGPRDKKKLCEIASAQQIFGRAGRPQFDDVGYVFSLAHEDDVKINRWREKYDSIPEDTKDPGLMKAKKQLKKKMPKRRAGESYWTAAQFEQLQQADSANLESRGRLPWRLLAYLFGKDPNVQPIRDMVGRRLLPPKGIEEAQRDLNRMLITLWTAGYLELDPKPHAAEVKPPPPTNKEKKAAKTAGLFGDILDQMRVEEPDKTNPDPVDNADPKLIESRGYEVDTYRPKTATPTERLERLVHIRSINPLFGVFLADQLAIADPSERIAALESVLEVPGTVARFCRMPSYDDMPAGTLATTRLDPQLLTLGLATSEELGAKNPNDDEDITNRGFGRVMFEEQKVWPLTIGEKILRMFRNEFPRVHDVNVRPVWIVGELMEFGGDFNKYVTARKLQKEEGILFRHCLRMILLLDEMANIPPLETTVETWEDPLDELADRLTETCRKIDPQSTDEMLAQPPSEADDLVEEGRRNSK, encoded by the coding sequence CACGACCCCGTTGATCGCGTTGACGGACCAGAAACTGGACGAACTGCGGCAATCAGCGGTCCGCTGGGGGTTCAGTCCCGACCAGGTCGGCTTGGTCACCGGAAATCGCACGGTGAACCCCGACGCGCCGGTCTTGGTCGTGGTCGCCGAGATCTTGCTCAATCGCCTGCTGAACACCGAATCGTTTGACTTCACCGAAGTGTCGTCGGTCGTGATGGACGAATTCCACTCGTTCAACGATCGCGAACGGGGCGTCGTCTGGGAATTGACGCTCGGTCTGCTGCCCGCCCATATCCGCACGCTGCTGTTGTCCGCCACGGTCGGCAACGCGATGGAGTTCACATCGTGGCTTACACGGGCCCACAACCGTCGACTGCAATTGGTGGTCGGGACCGAGCGTAAAGTTCCGCTGCAGTATTCGTGGGTCGACGACGAATTGCTGGCTGATTTTTCCGAACGGATTGCCGCTGGCGATTCCGTGGCCCGCCGCACCCCGGCCCTGATGTTCAGTTTCAGCCGTTCGCAGTGCTGGACGACTGCCGAAATGCTGAAGGGCAAAAGCGTGATCGACAAGACGCGGCAAGCCGAACTCGCCGAGTACCTGAACGCTGCGGACATGTCCGAAGGCGCCGGCCCCAAACTGAAACAGATCCTGATGCGGGGCGTCGGTGTGCACCATGCCGGTGTGCTACCGCGGTATCGCCGGATGGTCGAGGAACTGTTTCAGCGAAAACTATTGGCGTATTGCGTCTGCACCGAAACGTTGGCCGCGGGCATCAATCTGCCAGCCCGAAGCGTCGTCTTGCCGAGCCTGCTGAAAGGGCCGCGCGACAAAAAGAAGCTGTGTGAGATCGCGTCGGCGCAACAGATCTTTGGCCGCGCCGGTCGTCCGCAATTCGATGACGTCGGCTATGTCTTCTCGCTCGCTCACGAAGACGACGTGAAGATCAACCGATGGCGAGAAAAATACGACTCGATCCCCGAGGACACCAAAGATCCGGGATTGATGAAGGCCAAGAAACAGCTGAAGAAAAAGATGCCCAAACGGCGGGCTGGCGAATCCTACTGGACCGCCGCTCAGTTTGAACAGCTTCAACAGGCCGATTCGGCCAACCTAGAAAGTCGCGGTCGATTGCCCTGGCGATTGCTGGCCTACCTGTTCGGCAAAGATCCCAACGTGCAACCGATCCGCGACATGGTCGGCCGCCGCCTGCTGCCTCCCAAGGGGATCGAGGAAGCCCAGCGCGATCTGAACCGGATGCTGATCACGCTGTGGACCGCCGGTTATCTGGAACTGGATCCCAAGCCCCATGCGGCCGAAGTGAAGCCGCCACCACCGACCAACAAAGAAAAGAAAGCCGCCAAGACGGCAGGGCTGTTCGGTGACATCCTGGACCAAATGCGTGTGGAGGAACCTGACAAAACGAACCCAGACCCGGTGGACAACGCCGACCCCAAATTGATCGAAAGCCGCGGGTACGAAGTCGATACCTACCGCCCCAAGACGGCGACGCCCACTGAACGGCTGGAACGACTGGTGCATATCCGCAGCATCAATCCATTGTTCGGTGTCTTCTTGGCGGACCAGTTGGCGATCGCGGATCCCAGCGAACGCATCGCTGCACTGGAAAGCGTGCTGGAGGTGCCCGGAACGGTCGCCCGGTTCTGCCGCATGCCATCTTATGACGACATGCCGGCCGGAACGCTTGCCACCACGCGACTGGATCCACAATTGCTGACTCTAGGGTTGGCAACATCCGAAGAATTGGGTGCCAAGAATCCCAACGATGACGAAGACATCACGAACCGAGGATTCGGTCGCGTGATGTTCGAAGAGCAAAAGGTTTGGCCGCTGACGATCGGCGAGAAAATCCTGCGGATGTTCCGAAACGAATTCCCACGCGTTCATGACGTGAACGTTCGCCCGGTCTGGATCGTGGGCGAATTGATGGAATTCGGCGGCGACTTCAACAAATATGTCACCGCCCGCAAACTGCAAAAAGAAGAAGGGATCCTGTTTCGGCACTGCCTGCGGATGATCCTGTTGTTGGACGAAATGGCCAACATTCCGCCGCTGGAAACGACGGTCGAAACCTGGGAAGACCCGCTGGACGAATTGGCCGATCGGCTGACCGAGACCTGCCGAAAAATCGACCCTCAAAGCACCGACGAGATGTTGGCACAGCCACCAAGTGAAGCCGACGACCTGGTCGAAGAAGGTCGCCGGAATTCGAAGTAG
- a CDS encoding NADP-dependent isocitrate dehydrogenase, translated as MSDPSTKIIYTYTDEAPALATHSLLPIVGAYCDAVGVKVETRDISLAARILANLSDHLSPDQQRPDSLAELGELAKSPEANIIKLPNISASIPQLNAAISELQSKGFPIPDFPDDPQSDQEKTIRGQYAKVLGSAVNPVLREGNSDRRVAAPVKEYARKHPHSMGSWSSDSKTHVDSMADEDFYGSEKSHVMETAGKIQIKWIGSNGETAVLKDGLALLDGEVIDASVMSKDALRAFLASAIDDAKKQDVLFSLHMKATMMKVSDPIIFGHCVSVFYADVFEKHAALFDEIGVDPSNGIGDVYDKIQSLDASKQAEVKADIEAVYAKRPSLAMVDSDKGITNLHVPSDVIIDASMPAAIRSSGKMWGADGKLHDMKAVIPDRCYAGIYQATIDFCKANGAFDVTTMGSVANVGLMAQKAEEYGSHDKTFEIAGDGKVQVIDPAGNVLMEHEVRKGDVWRMCQTKDIPIRDWVRLAVARARATGSPAIFWLDENRAHDANLIQKVTAYLPEHDTDGLEISIMSPNDAATQSCQRAKDGKDTISVTGNVLRDYLTDLFPILELGTSAKMLSIVPLLAGGGLFETGAGGSAPKHVQQLVDEGHLRWDSLGEFLAIAVSLEDLAEKTKSADIQVLASTLNSATSRLLDENKSPGRKVGELDNRGSHFYLALYWSEALAAQSDSPALQSKFSELAKTLAENESKILEQLSAAQGKPTDLGGYYLADESKIRSAMRPSGTLNAAIETLAS; from the coding sequence ATGTCCGATCCGTCCACCAAAATCATCTACACCTACACCGACGAAGCCCCGGCACTGGCAACCCATTCGCTGTTGCCGATCGTGGGCGCCTACTGCGACGCAGTGGGTGTGAAAGTCGAAACCCGCGACATTTCTTTGGCGGCTCGGATTTTGGCGAATCTTTCGGATCATCTTAGCCCGGACCAGCAACGCCCCGATTCGCTCGCCGAACTGGGCGAACTCGCGAAAAGTCCGGAAGCCAACATTATCAAACTGCCGAACATCTCGGCCTCGATCCCGCAATTGAACGCTGCGATTAGCGAACTGCAGTCCAAGGGATTTCCGATCCCGGACTTTCCGGATGACCCGCAATCGGATCAGGAAAAAACGATCCGGGGTCAATACGCGAAGGTGCTCGGAAGCGCCGTGAACCCTGTTCTGCGCGAAGGCAACTCGGACCGCCGTGTCGCGGCGCCGGTCAAAGAATACGCCCGCAAACACCCGCATTCGATGGGAAGTTGGTCGTCGGATTCGAAGACTCATGTCGATTCGATGGCGGACGAAGATTTCTACGGCAGCGAAAAATCGCACGTGATGGAAACGGCCGGCAAAATCCAGATCAAGTGGATCGGCAGCAACGGCGAGACCGCGGTCCTGAAAGACGGCCTGGCACTGCTAGATGGTGAAGTCATCGATGCGTCGGTGATGAGCAAGGATGCCCTGCGAGCGTTCTTGGCCAGCGCCATCGATGATGCCAAGAAACAAGACGTTTTGTTCTCGTTGCACATGAAGGCAACGATGATGAAAGTGTCCGACCCGATCATCTTCGGTCACTGCGTCAGCGTTTTCTACGCCGATGTGTTTGAAAAGCATGCCGCGTTGTTCGATGAAATCGGCGTGGACCCCAGCAACGGTATCGGCGACGTGTATGACAAAATCCAATCGCTAGATGCCTCCAAACAGGCCGAGGTCAAAGCGGATATCGAAGCGGTTTACGCGAAACGTCCTTCGCTAGCGATGGTCGATTCGGATAAGGGCATCACCAACCTGCATGTGCCCAGTGACGTCATCATCGATGCTTCGATGCCTGCGGCAATTCGGTCGTCTGGCAAAATGTGGGGCGCCGATGGAAAACTGCATGACATGAAAGCGGTCATCCCCGATCGCTGCTATGCCGGCATCTATCAAGCGACGATCGATTTCTGCAAAGCCAACGGTGCGTTTGACGTCACCACGATGGGCAGCGTTGCGAACGTCGGGCTGATGGCTCAGAAAGCCGAAGAATACGGATCGCACGACAAGACTTTCGAAATCGCTGGCGACGGCAAGGTCCAAGTGATCGATCCGGCGGGCAACGTTTTGATGGAACACGAAGTCCGAAAAGGCGACGTGTGGCGGATGTGTCAAACCAAGGACATTCCGATCCGCGACTGGGTTCGATTGGCCGTCGCGCGAGCACGAGCCACCGGGTCGCCAGCCATTTTCTGGTTGGACGAAAACCGGGCTCACGATGCGAATCTGATTCAGAAAGTCACCGCGTACTTGCCCGAGCACGACACCGATGGACTGGAAATTTCCATCATGTCGCCCAACGATGCGGCCACCCAGTCGTGCCAGCGTGCGAAGGACGGCAAGGACACGATTTCTGTCACCGGGAACGTGCTGCGTGACTATCTGACCGATTTGTTTCCCATCCTAGAACTGGGCACCAGCGCCAAAATGCTTTCGATCGTGCCGCTGTTGGCTGGCGGTGGACTGTTTGAAACCGGTGCCGGCGGATCGGCTCCGAAACACGTCCAGCAATTGGTCGACGAAGGCCACCTGCGTTGGGATTCCTTGGGCGAATTCTTGGCGATCGCAGTGTCGCTAGAAGACTTGGCCGAAAAGACCAAGAGTGCCGACATCCAGGTGTTGGCATCGACCCTGAATTCGGCAACGTCGCGGCTGCTGGACGAAAACAAATCGCCTGGCCGCAAAGTTGGCGAATTGGACAACCGCGGCAGCCATTTCTACCTGGCCCTGTATTGGTCCGAAGCGTTGGCGGCACAGTCCGACAGCCCTGCCCTGCAGTCCAAGTTCAGTGAACTGGCCAAGACGCTTGCCGAAAACGAAAGCAAGATCTTGGAACAACTTTCCGCCGCCCAGGGCAAGCCAACCGATTTGGGTGGTTACTACCTGGCGGACGAATCCAAGATTCGATCGGCGATGCGTCCAAGCGGAACGCTGAACGCAGCCATCGAAACGTTGGCTAGCTAG